One stretch of Acropora muricata isolate sample 2 chromosome 12, ASM3666990v1, whole genome shotgun sequence DNA includes these proteins:
- the LOC136892459 gene encoding uncharacterized protein, with translation MPVRVPSMAVFSASSLLKFTRGCSRCLVTTQEINAFQDKGATCLRGVFKDWVENLKRGIAANHKNPSEMSEWLQSEDSETFYFNDFFNWRKIPEFEEFVFKSPAAEIAGKLMKAEFSVFYHEHVFTKDPGADRATPWHQDQAYYPVDGWKNCSFWLPVTSVTKESCIKFVSGSHKWGKWFIPINFGSLANYEGDILEDDDKAFENAPDIHAESEKYKILSWDLEPGDCIAFHMLTLHGAKQSVDAAGRQVVATRWLGEDSTFSTRPWVTSPPFTGGLKPGESFHTSDTFPIVWRAK, from the exons ATGCCCGTTCGTGTACCCAGCATGGCAGTATTTTCCGCATCTTCGCTTCTCAAGTTCACAAGGGGGTGCTCAAGGTGTCTTGTAACTACTCAGGAAATAAATGCATTCCAGGATAAAGGAGCCACTTGTCTGCGGGGTGTTTTCAAAGACTGGGTCGAAAATCTGAAAAGAGGCATAGCAGCCAATCACAAGAACCCCAGTGAAATGAGCGAGTGGCTTCAAAGTGAAGATTCTGAGACATTTTACTTTAACGATTTCTTCAACTGGAGGAAAATTCCGGAATTTGAGGAATTTGTGTTCAAATCACCAGCCGCTGAAATAGCCGGAAAACTTATGAAAGCCGAG ttttctgttttttatcaTGAACATGTGTTTACTAAAGATCCTGGGGCTGATCGTGCCACACCATGGCACCAAGACCAGGCTTACTACCCTGTTGACGGGTGGAAG AATTGTTCCTTTTGGTTGCCTGTTACTTCAGTAACCAAGGAATCTTGCATAAAATTTGTCAGTGGATCTCACAAGTGGGGGAAGTGGTTTATTCCGATCAACTTTGGCTCACTAGCAAATTATGAAGGAGACATACTAGAGGATGATGACAAGGCCTTTGAAAATGCTCCAGATATTCATGCAGAAtctgaaaaatacaaaatactcTCTTGGGACTTAGAG CCCGGGGACTGCATTGCCTTCCACATGCTTACACTTCATGGAGCCAAGCAGAGCGTGGATGCAGCTGGACGACAAGTGGTTGCCACACGCTGGCTAGGAGAAGATTCAACGTTCAGCACTAGACCCTGGGTAACATCTCCTCCCTTCACTGGAGGATTAAAACCTGGTGAATCTTTCCACACAAGTGACACTTTTCCAATTGTTTGGAGGGCAAAATGA
- the LOC136892458 gene encoding uncharacterized protein isoform X1 — MPVRVPSMAVFSASSLLKFTRGCSRCLVTTQEINAFQDKGAICLRGVFRDWVENVKRGIAANIKNPSERSQWIQSEDSETFYFTDYFNWRKIPEFEEFMLKSPAAEIAGKLMKAEFSVFYHENVFTKDPGANCATPWHHDQAYYPVDGWKGLKNFLTSQNCSFWLPVTSVTTESCVKFVSGSHKWGKRFIPKTFDSLANYEGDDKVSENVPDMDKESEKYKILSWNLEPGDCIAFHMLTLHGAKQSVDAAGRQVFVTRWLGEDATLTTTPWATSLPLYGGLKPGESFHSNGTFPIVWRAKC, encoded by the exons atgccCGTTCGTGTACCCAGTATGGCAGTATTTTCCGCATCTTCGCTTCTCAAGTTCACAAGGGGGTGCTCAAGGTGTCTTGTAACGACTCAGGAAATAAATGCATTCCAGGATAAAGGAGCCATTTGTCTGCGGGGTGTTTTCAGAGACTGGGTCGAAAATGTGAAAAGAGGCATAGCAGCCAATATCAAGAACCCCAGTGAAAGGAGCCAGTGGATTCAAAGCGAAGATTCTGAGACATTTTACTTTACCGATTACTTCAACTGGAGGAAAATTCCAGAATTTGAGGAATTTATGTTGAAATCACCAGCTGCTGAAATAGCCGGAAAACTTATGAAAGCCGAG ttttctgttttttatcaTGAAAATGTGTTTACCAAAGATCCTGGAGCCAATTGTGCCACACCATGGCACCATGACCAGGCTTACTACCCTGTTGATGGGTGGAAG GGTCTTAAAAATTTCCTCACTTCACAGAATTGTTCCTTTTGGTTGCCTGTGACTTCAGTAACCACGGAATCATGCGTAAAATTTGTCAGTGGATCTCACAAATGGGGGAAGCGGTTTATTCCTAAGACCTTTGACTCGCTAGCAAATTATGAAGGGGATGACAAGGTCTCTGAAAATGTTCCAGATATGGATAAAGAatcagaaaaatacaaaatacttTCTTGGAACTTAGAG CCCGGTGACTGCATTGCTTTTCACATGCTTACACTTCATGGAGCCAAGCAGAGTGTGGATGCCGCTGGACGGCAAGTGTTTGTAACACGTTGGCTAGGAGAAGATGCAACGCTCACCACTACACCCTGGGCAACATCTCTTCCCCTCTATGGAGGATTAAAACCTGGTGAATCTTTCCACTCAAATGGCACTTTTCCAATTGTTTGGAGggcaaaatgttga
- the LOC136892458 gene encoding uncharacterized protein isoform X2, whose protein sequence is MPVRVPSMAVFSASSLLKFTRGCSRCLVTTQEINAFQDKGAICLRGVFRDWVENVKRGIAANIKNPSERSQWIQSEDSETFYFTDYFNWRKIPEFEEFMLKSPAAEIAGKLMKAEFSVFYHENVFTKDPGANCATPWHHDQAYYPVDGWKNCSFWLPVTSVTTESCVKFVSGSHKWGKRFIPKTFDSLANYEGDDKVSENVPDMDKESEKYKILSWNLEPGDCIAFHMLTLHGAKQSVDAAGRQVFVTRWLGEDATLTTTPWATSLPLYGGLKPGESFHSNGTFPIVWRAKC, encoded by the exons atgccCGTTCGTGTACCCAGTATGGCAGTATTTTCCGCATCTTCGCTTCTCAAGTTCACAAGGGGGTGCTCAAGGTGTCTTGTAACGACTCAGGAAATAAATGCATTCCAGGATAAAGGAGCCATTTGTCTGCGGGGTGTTTTCAGAGACTGGGTCGAAAATGTGAAAAGAGGCATAGCAGCCAATATCAAGAACCCCAGTGAAAGGAGCCAGTGGATTCAAAGCGAAGATTCTGAGACATTTTACTTTACCGATTACTTCAACTGGAGGAAAATTCCAGAATTTGAGGAATTTATGTTGAAATCACCAGCTGCTGAAATAGCCGGAAAACTTATGAAAGCCGAG ttttctgttttttatcaTGAAAATGTGTTTACCAAAGATCCTGGAGCCAATTGTGCCACACCATGGCACCATGACCAGGCTTACTACCCTGTTGATGGGTGGAAG AATTGTTCCTTTTGGTTGCCTGTGACTTCAGTAACCACGGAATCATGCGTAAAATTTGTCAGTGGATCTCACAAATGGGGGAAGCGGTTTATTCCTAAGACCTTTGACTCGCTAGCAAATTATGAAGGGGATGACAAGGTCTCTGAAAATGTTCCAGATATGGATAAAGAatcagaaaaatacaaaatacttTCTTGGAACTTAGAG CCCGGTGACTGCATTGCTTTTCACATGCTTACACTTCATGGAGCCAAGCAGAGTGTGGATGCCGCTGGACGGCAAGTGTTTGTAACACGTTGGCTAGGAGAAGATGCAACGCTCACCACTACACCCTGGGCAACATCTCTTCCCCTCTATGGAGGATTAAAACCTGGTGAATCTTTCCACTCAAATGGCACTTTTCCAATTGTTTGGAGggcaaaatgttga
- the LOC136892456 gene encoding multiple myeloma tumor-associated protein 2 homolog isoform X1, giving the protein MYHPSRGGVRGGQDQFDWEDVKGDKHRENYLGHSVKAPVGRWQKGKDLHWYTKSGKIDSAITKQQEKDTIKKMEAEALAIALGKGNSMKRAGGVTKQELAEVCRKGQLERDSMDIERVEGMGFSSSRARLMDMSSAPVRETLGATGVQKASQVSGGLSPGNEKNVRSIFPGQVQVKDANKEKVKKKKEKKSKKEKKHKRKQSKYEESSEEEGKTRRKRKREDDKKRTKNDSQSFKPDEYKKDFKRRKNYSSSSNDSSDGKDNHRCSKSPHNSYNYYSSDKDIVRRSRENRRSSNDEKSKQRRQRHDTE; this is encoded by the exons ATGTATCATCCTTCAAGAGGTGGTGTACGCGGAGGACAAGACCAGTTTGATTGGGAAGACGTTAAAGGGGATAAGCACAGGGAGAATTATTTAG GTCACTCAGTCAAGGCCCCTGTAGGACGATGGCAGAAAGGAAAAGATCTTCATTG GTATACAAAAAGTGGAAAGATAGACTCTGCAATTACTAAACAACAG GAAAAGGACACCATAAAGAAAATGGAAGCGGAGGCCCTTGCAATTGCTTT gggAAAGGGGAATAGCATGAAGAGAGCTGGTGGAGTTACAAAACAG GAATTGGCAGAAGTTTGCCGTAAAGGCCAGTTGGAACGTGACTCAATGGATATTGAAAGAGTGGAAGGCATGGGATTTTCcag TTCAAGGGCAAGGTTGATGGACATGTCCTCTGCACCTGTGAGAGAGACATTAGGAGCCACTGGTGTTCAAAAG GCTAGTCAAGTTTCAGGTGGTCTCAGCCCAGGCAATGAAAAAAATGTGAGGAGTATTTTCCCAGGCCAGGTGCAAGTCAAAGATGCAAACAAGGAGAAagtaaagaagaagaaagagaagaagtcaaagaaggaaaagaaacacaagagaaaacaaagtaaATATGAAGAGTCATCTGAGGAAGAGGgcaaaacaagaagaaaaagaaaacgtgaAGATGataaaaagagaacaaaaaatgaTTCTCAAAGCTTTAAACCAGACGAATACAAAAAGGATTTTAAACGGAGAAAGAATTACTCTTCATCAAGCAATGACTCATCCGATGGAAAAGACAATCATCGTTGTTCCAAAAGTCCTCACAatagttataattattattcatctgATAAAGATATTGTAAGGAGATCCAGAGAGAACAGAAGAAGTTCAAACgatgaaaaatcaaaacaaagaagacAGAGACATGATACTGAATAA
- the LOC136892456 gene encoding protein SREK1IP1-like isoform X2 — MAERKRSSLEKDTIKKMEAEALAIALGKGNSMKRAGGVTKQELAEVCRKGQLERDSMDIERVEGMGFSSSRARLMDMSSAPVRETLGATGVQKASQVSGGLSPGNEKNVRSIFPGQVQVKDANKEKVKKKKEKKSKKEKKHKRKQSKYEESSEEEGKTRRKRKREDDKKRTKNDSQSFKPDEYKKDFKRRKNYSSSSNDSSDGKDNHRCSKSPHNSYNYYSSDKDIVRRSRENRRSSNDEKSKQRRQRHDTE; from the exons ATGGCAGAAAGGAAAAGATCTTCATTG GAAAAGGACACCATAAAGAAAATGGAAGCGGAGGCCCTTGCAATTGCTTT gggAAAGGGGAATAGCATGAAGAGAGCTGGTGGAGTTACAAAACAG GAATTGGCAGAAGTTTGCCGTAAAGGCCAGTTGGAACGTGACTCAATGGATATTGAAAGAGTGGAAGGCATGGGATTTTCcag TTCAAGGGCAAGGTTGATGGACATGTCCTCTGCACCTGTGAGAGAGACATTAGGAGCCACTGGTGTTCAAAAG GCTAGTCAAGTTTCAGGTGGTCTCAGCCCAGGCAATGAAAAAAATGTGAGGAGTATTTTCCCAGGCCAGGTGCAAGTCAAAGATGCAAACAAGGAGAAagtaaagaagaagaaagagaagaagtcaaagaaggaaaagaaacacaagagaaaacaaagtaaATATGAAGAGTCATCTGAGGAAGAGGgcaaaacaagaagaaaaagaaaacgtgaAGATGataaaaagagaacaaaaaatgaTTCTCAAAGCTTTAAACCAGACGAATACAAAAAGGATTTTAAACGGAGAAAGAATTACTCTTCATCAAGCAATGACTCATCCGATGGAAAAGACAATCATCGTTGTTCCAAAAGTCCTCACAatagttataattattattcatctgATAAAGATATTGTAAGGAGATCCAGAGAGAACAGAAGAAGTTCAAACgatgaaaaatcaaaacaaagaagacAGAGACATGATACTGAATAA
- the LOC136893651 gene encoding cyclin-dependent kinase 5 activator 1-like, protein MASASLPHKTILFLSSKASREVHVWKEHGIASLLEEKDVLDLESLGKDLRTLPVFMKWLCARSLSPKENHLRSKQHIVRSLKKEMGASLSINRKDFIHEYSIWNSKARESAKGFHCKCCYHVNSNSDVRVVGKENKAPHATCDAVAAYLHKCANAGKKKIRSKIEPAPTKTKPKGNENQQKSEQVTNAVVVVQAQEVKMPINSTYSEQIVSSQAVAISATKPRVHASSFMISSDALRCVGNFVRCHCKNLTRFRASEVILWLRGVDRALLLQGWQDQAFLTPPNLVFLFMLLKETLSDKIPNQAQLRAEILTCLYMAYTYNGPEISYPLKPFLIDGDRRAFWDRCMYITNNLSQKMLLMNREPQFFSELLVELKNYGNVNERRADG, encoded by the exons ATGGCAAGCGCATCTCTTCCACATAAAACCATCTTATTTTTGTCTTCAAAAGCTTCGAGAGAAGTTCATGTATGGAAAGAGCACGGCATTGCAAGTCTTCTCGAGGAAAAGGATGTGTTGGACTTGGAAAGCCTTGGGAAAGATTTGCGTACACTTCCCGTCTTCATGAAATGGCTGTGTGCTCGAAGTCTCTCTCCTAAAGAGAATCATCTGCGATCA AAACAGCACATTGTCCGTTCATTGAAGAAAGAGATGGGGGCTTCGCTGTCTATAAATCGAAAAGATTTCATCCACGAATATTCCATTTGGAATTCTAAGGCTCGAGAGAGTGCGAAGGGCTTCCACTGTAAGTGTTGTTATCATGTCAATTCCAACAGCGATGTCCGCGTCGTTGGCAAAGAGAACAAGGCCCCGCATGCAACTTGCGATGCAGTGGCTGCTTACCTTCACAAGTGCGCTAATGCTGGCAAGAAGAAAATTAGATCCAAAATCGAACCAGCTCCAACAAAGACCAAGCctaaaggaaatgaaaatcaGCAAAAAAGCGAGCAAGTAACAAACGCTGTCGTCGTGGTACAAGCTCAAGAAGTTAAAATGCCAATTAATTCGACATACTCCGAGCAAATTGTAAGCAGCCAAGCTGTTGCTATTTCAGCGACAAAGCCCAGAGTCCACGCTTCGTCTTTTATGATCAGCAGCGACGCCCTTAGATGTGTTGGGAATTTCGTCCGGTGTCACTGCAAGAATTTGACAAGATTTCGCGCGTCTGAGGTGATTTTATGGCTGCGAGGAGTTGATAGGGCGTTGCTCTTACAAGGATGGCAAGATCAAGCTTTTCTTACGCCTCCAAACCTTGTGTTTCTTTTTATGTTACTTAAGGAAACTTTGTCGGACAAAATTCCCAATCAGGCGCAACTTCGCGCTGAAATCTTGACATGCCTTTACATGGCATACACCTACAACGGCCCGGAAATAAGTTATCCGCTGAAGCCATTTCTCATAGATGGAGACAGACGAGCGTTTTGGGATCGCTGTATGTATATCACCAATAACTTGAGCCAAAAAATGCTTCTCATGAACAGGGAGCCACAGTTTTTTAGCGAACTTTTGGTGGAGTTGAAAAATTATGGAAATGTAAATGAGAGAAGAGCAGACGGGtga
- the LOC136893350 gene encoding unconventional myosin-Id-like, translating to MAEQESLKYGKGDFVLLDEVTKDAFMKNLKLRFEKERIYSYIGEVVVSVNPYKTLNIFGNDKIQEYRMKEMYERPPHIFALADAAYRTMKRRSEDTCIVISGESGAGKTEASKVIMKYISAVTNVSKQAEVDRVKDILLKSNAILESFGNAKTNRNDNSSRFGKYMDIDFDFKGDPVGGHIFNYLLEKSRVVKQQEGERNFHAFYQLFNGATTETLKEFHLNMKAEDYHFINQGKCFQVKAINDKVDYKENCDAMNSIGFTPDERSSIWKLVAAILHLGNLQFADDNREQATVVHGDTELPNLAFLLGTEAKDVKKALCFRVVAAGGSVVEKAHHAKDASYGREALAKAMYDRLFTWIVSRINDTIELRDMASHGKCTVIGVLDIYGFEIFNNNSFEQLCINYCNEKLQQLFIELVLKQEQEEYKKEGIQWEEIDYFNNKVICDLIEQNRKGILSILDEGCRNIGNVSDQMLLQTMDQQLGKHAHYKSRLTDPSDKKMEFHRDFCIKHYAGDVIYSVSGFLDKNKDNLFQDFKRLLFNSSHKILKDMWPEGKDDITKVTQRPPTAGALFKASMIALADKLAAKKPFYVRCVKPNDIKSSTTFDDKRVGHQVDYLGLMENLRVRRAGFAFRMHYKRFLQRYKMIATKTWPTYNGDEKDGVKAIINEAGFSSDVKFGHTKLFIRTPKTVFELEQKRTEVLPKLVTLLQKRWRGTITRRKYVQFRAASVILKYFRRSSVKSFVVELRDAYRNCKNLPDYGKSIKPPTPPSLAKKFFGYADKMFKRWWAFKILSRIPKEEHNEIMLKAAAYDCLGGKRKSWGLQTRWHGNYLVRSEENSQADVFNRNVVNKFSAEGEKVLFSSYVKKINMKSKVADRIVVVTTASVIKLDNKLKVMKKIPLEQITRLSVTPSDDQLIAIHIPDNDLVICLVNASKANRVAECMANIYFQIFQKFGKMLDVRVDARVKCELGKKPYNLTVKNCPLDSALTFKKIGGSDLTLMWPSA from the exons ATGGCGGAACAAGAAAGCTTGAAATACGGCAAGGGCGATTTTGTCCTTTTGGATGAAGTCACGAAAGATGCGTTTATGAAAAATCTAAAGCtccgctttgaaaaagagagaaTATATTCCTACATCGGCGAAGTGGTTGTGTCGGTAAATCCTTACAAGACTCTGAATATTTTTGGAAACGACAAAATCCAAGAATACAGAATGAAAGAAATGTACGAAAGACCACCACATATATTCGCCTTGGCGGATGCAGCTTACAGAACGATGAAACGAAGATCCGAAGATACTTGCATCGTTATTTCTG GTGAAAGTGGAGCAGGAAAAACAGAGGCCTCCAAAGTTATTATGAAGTACATTTCTGCCGTCACAAATGTATCAAAACAGGCAGAAGTTGACAG GGTTAAAGACATCTTGCTGAAATCAAATGCAATTTTAGAGAGTTTTGGCaatgcaaaaacaaacagaaacgACAATTCCAGTAGATTTGGAAAGTACATGGACATAGACTTTGATTTCAAGGGGGATCCTGTTGGAGGACATATATTCAACTATCTACTGGAAAAG TCAAGAGTTGTTAAACAACAAGAAGGAGAGAGAAATTTCCACGCATTTTATCAG CTTTTCAATGGAGCCACTACTGAAACACTCAAGGAATTTCATCTGAACATGAAGGCTGAAGATTACCATTTTATCAACCAAGGAAAATGCTTTCAG GTGAAGGCCATCAACGACAAAGTTGATTACAAAGAAAACTGTGATGCTATGAATTCCATTGGATTTACTCCTGATGAGCGAAGCTCAATTTGGAAACTTGTCGCTGCAATACTTCACTTG GGAAACTTACAGTTTGCTGACGACAATCGAGAGCAAGCCACTGTAGTTCATGGCGACACTGAGCTCCCTAATCTTGCATTTCTTCTTGGAACTGAAGCCAAAGACGTTAAAAAAGCATTGTGTTTTCGTGTAGTGGCCGCTGGTGGATCAGTTGTAGAGAAAGCCCATCATGCTAAAGATGCCTCCTATGGAAGAGAGGCACTTGCTAAG GCCATGTATGATCGGCTATTTACATGGATTGTAAGCCGAATCAATGATACGATCGAACTGCGTGACATGGCATCTCACGGTAAATGTACCGTCATCGGCGTGCTGGACATCTATGGCTTCGagatatttaacaataacaGCTTTGAACAGCTCTGCATCAACTACTGTAACGAGAAACTTCAACAGCTTTTTATCGAACTGGTGCTGAAGCAAGAACAAGAAGAATATAAAAAAGAAGGAATCCAGTGGGAAGAG ATTGACTACTTCAACAACAAAGTCATATGCGACCTGATTGAGCAGAACCGCAAAGGAATCTTGTCAATCCTGGATGAAGGATGTAGGAATATTGGCAATGTGTCTGATCAg ATGCTGCTGCAGACAATGGATCAGCAGTTAGGCAAGCACGCTCACTACAAAAGCCGACTG ACTGATCCCAGTGACAAAAAAATGGAATTTCACCGTGATTTCTGTATCAAACACTACGCTGGCGATGTCAT CTATTCCGTCTCTGGCTTCCTGGACAAAAATAAAGATAATCTTTTCCAAGACTTCAAGCGACTTCTTTTCAACAG CTCACACAAGATTCTCAAAGATATGTGGCCGGAAGGAAAAGACGACATTACCAAG GTAACTCAGCGACCTCCAACAGCTGGAGCGTTGTTCAAAGCCTCAATGATTGCTCTTGCGGATAAACTGGCCGCCAAG AAACCATTCTACGTCCGGTGTGTCAAACCCAACGATATCAAGTCATCAACTACTTTTGACGACAAGCGAGTCGGCCATCAG gtgGATTACCTTGGGCTAATGGAGAACTTACGTGTTCGTCGCGCAGGATTTGCGTTCAGGATGCATTACAAACGGTTTCTTCAAAG GTACAAAATGATTGCGACGAAGACTTGGCCCACTTACAACGGTGACGAAAAAGACGGAGTGAAGGCGATCATAAATGAAGCTGGCTTCTCCTCAGATGTGAAGTTTGGACACACTAAATTGTTTATCAGGACTCCTAAAACGGTGTTCGAGTTGGAGCAAAAACGAACAGAGGTCTTGCCAAAGTTGGTCACCCTCCTTCAAAAG CGCTGGCGAGGTACAATAACAAGAAGAAAATATGTCCAGTTCCGCGCTGCTTCCGTGATCTTGAAATACTTTAGAAGATCCTCTGTAAAGAGCTTTGTGGTGGAGCTGCGTGATGCCTACAG AAACTGCAAGAATCTTCCCGATTATGGCAAAAGCATTAAGCCACCCACCCCTCCGTCGTTAGCTAAGAAATTCTTTGGTTATGCcgacaaaatgtttaaaag ATGGTGGGCCTTCAAGATTTTGTCACGCATTCCAAAGGAGGAACATAACGAGATCATGCTGAAAGCTGCAGCTTATGACTGTTTGGGTGGAAAGCGTAAGAGCTGGGGACTACAGACACGTTGGCATGGAAACTATCTCGTTCGG TCTGAGGAAAACTCCCAAGCGGATGTGTTCAATAGGAATGTTGTGAACAAATTTTCAGCTGAAGGGGAAAAAGTGCTGTTTTCTTCCTACGTTAAGAAA ATTAACATGAAAAGCAAAGTGGCTGATCGTATTGTGGTGGTGACGACAGCTTCGGTAATTAAACTGGACAATAAGTTAAAAGTAATGAAGAAAATCCCACTCGAGCAG ATAACGCGTCTGAGTGTGACACCTAGTGATGATCAGCTGATTGCTATTCATATTCCAGACAATGACTTGGTGATTTGTCTGGTCAATGCTTCAAAAGCCAACCGAGTCGCTGAATGCATGGCCAATATTTACTTTCAAATATTCCA AAAATTCGGCAAGATGTTGGACGTTCGCGTGGACGCACGCGTGAAATGTGAACTTGGTAAAAAGCCTTACAACTTGACAGTCAAAAACTGTCCTTTGGACTCGGCTTTGACTTTCAAGAAAATTGGAGGTAGTGATTTAACGCTTATGTGGCCGAGCGCTTAG